In Tenuifilum sp. 4138str, a single window of DNA contains:
- a CDS encoding glutathione peroxidase: MKILGMIILLATTLSTTNAQNVSFHSFVVTDIDGNEFPLSKLKGKKVMVVNTASKCGFTPQYEDLQALYDKYKDKNFIIIGFPANNFMGQEPGTNQEIKEFCTTRFSVSFPMMAKISVKGNDIHPLYQWLTQKSMNGVMDSEVKWNFQKYLIDENGKLVDVIPPKEKPNSEKVIKWIEGN; encoded by the coding sequence ATGAAAATTTTAGGTATGATAATTCTGTTAGCTACAACACTTAGCACCACAAATGCACAAAATGTAAGTTTCCATAGTTTTGTGGTAACCGATATCGATGGCAACGAGTTTCCTCTCTCAAAGCTTAAGGGAAAAAAGGTAATGGTTGTTAATACTGCATCAAAATGTGGGTTTACACCACAGTACGAGGATTTACAAGCGCTTTACGATAAATACAAGGATAAAAACTTTATTATTATTGGATTTCCGGCCAATAATTTTATGGGGCAGGAACCTGGAACCAATCAGGAAATTAAGGAGTTTTGTACTACCCGTTTTAGTGTATCCTTCCCTATGATGGCAAAAATATCGGTTAAGGGGAACGACATCCATCCGCTGTACCAGTGGCTTACCCAAAAAAGTATGAATGGTGTAATGGATAGCGAGGTTAAATGGAATTTCCAGAAATACCTGATAGACGAAAATGGCAAACTTGTCGATGTGATACCACCAAAGGAAAAACCAAACAGCGAAAAGGTAATTAAATGGATTGAAGGGAATTAA
- a CDS encoding M20/M25/M40 family metallo-hydrolase, whose translation MNAMWKCYVILAGILVTNNLAISQTKIQQSPIDSKDLMNTVKFLSSERFKGRLPGSVEYEQASRYVATRFKNAGLNPLLGNTMLQEFDEEVNYILDARVFLLDQNNRPTQPMYLGEDFVCRGFTGSGEVRGETVFAGFGIKNDEYNDYRSIDVRNKIVIVFKSTPPWQASSGSWGDVSPRGKARIAKELGAKAIIFIGEPHMTPNTMVYGSIACGPKPHLADFTMIHAGSRFTDSLFSKLPYKAADYYEMIKRDKAPHSVETDKSVYINVRAVYQEAKKTFNVVGYIEGSDPKLKHEYIILGAHLDHVGYQGDKLYFPGANDNASGVAGLIAIAEAINKSTTKPLRSVVFVAFSSEESGLKGSKHFVANMPFNADKVVAMLNFDCIGQGDSIAIGGRLSYPKLWKKAKKIDKRNTKLLSPKTFGGGGADAQPFYEAGIPTLYFNTSGGYKYLHQATDKPETLNPEVFEKVVDLGYLTTMELANKNYKREKDRQKKKAS comes from the coding sequence ATGAATGCGATGTGGAAATGTTATGTTATTCTGGCTGGAATTTTGGTAACCAATAATTTGGCTATAAGCCAAACAAAAATTCAGCAAAGCCCTATCGACAGCAAGGATTTGATGAACACCGTTAAATTCCTATCGTCAGAGCGATTTAAAGGGCGGCTGCCTGGTTCGGTAGAGTATGAGCAGGCCTCACGTTACGTTGCTACAAGGTTTAAAAATGCCGGTTTAAATCCATTGTTGGGGAACACCATGCTACAGGAGTTTGATGAAGAGGTTAACTACATACTGGATGCAAGAGTATTTCTTTTAGATCAGAACAATCGCCCTACACAACCCATGTATTTAGGAGAGGATTTTGTATGTAGGGGATTTACCGGTTCAGGGGAAGTACGAGGTGAAACTGTTTTTGCCGGATTTGGTATAAAAAATGATGAATACAACGATTACCGAAGTATTGATGTCCGCAATAAAATTGTTATAGTATTCAAATCGACCCCACCCTGGCAAGCCAGTTCCGGTAGTTGGGGCGATGTATCGCCACGGGGAAAGGCTCGAATAGCAAAAGAATTAGGTGCTAAAGCCATAATCTTTATCGGTGAACCCCACATGACACCAAACACCATGGTATATGGGAGCATAGCCTGTGGCCCTAAGCCACATCTAGCTGATTTCACAATGATACATGCCGGCAGTAGGTTTACCGATAGCCTTTTTAGCAAGTTACCCTACAAAGCCGCCGATTACTATGAAATGATAAAACGCGATAAAGCCCCCCACTCCGTTGAAACCGATAAATCAGTTTACATCAATGTACGTGCCGTTTACCAGGAAGCAAAAAAGACTTTTAATGTTGTGGGCTATATTGAAGGCTCTGACCCTAAGCTTAAGCATGAATATATTATCCTGGGAGCGCACCTTGACCATGTTGGCTACCAGGGCGATAAGCTTTACTTTCCTGGGGCAAATGATAATGCATCGGGCGTTGCCGGGTTAATTGCAATTGCCGAAGCAATAAACAAATCAACTACGAAGCCCCTCCGTTCAGTTGTTTTTGTGGCCTTTTCGTCAGAAGAATCCGGCCTAAAAGGATCAAAACATTTTGTTGCAAATATGCCCTTTAATGCCGATAAGGTGGTAGCCATGCTCAACTTTGACTGTATTGGACAAGGCGATAGTATTGCCATTGGTGGCAGGTTGAGCTATCCGAAGCTTTGGAAAAAAGCCAAAAAGATAGATAAAAGAAACACCAAACTACTAAGTCCCAAAACATTTGGTGGCGGTGGTGCCGATGCCCAACCTTTTTACGAAGCAGGTATTCCTACGCTTTACTTCAACACCAGTGGTGGATATAAGTATCTGCATCAAGCTACTGATAAGCCAGAAACCCTTAACCCTGAAGTTTTTGAAAAGGTTGTGGATTTAGGGTACCTAACCACTATGGAGCTTGCCAATAAAAATTATAAACGAGAGAAGGACAGACAAAAGAAAAAGGCCTCGTAA
- a CDS encoding DUF2179 domain-containing protein — protein sequence MAPDFLQSDLYLYGVLPLLIFFARICDVTIGTLRIIYVSKGQRRIAPILGFFEVFIWIVAISQIMKNLNNFACYFGYAAGFATGNYIGMLVEERLAIGKVLVRVFSTDNVADLVQILNASGFGATSFQAHGAQGEVSIVYSVINRKNLPDVQSLLLNFNPNLFYVVEDIRKVNKGIFQATVKPKISIFERWRKGK from the coding sequence ATGGCTCCCGACTTTCTTCAATCCGATTTATATCTGTATGGTGTTTTACCATTGCTCATCTTTTTTGCTCGAATATGCGATGTAACCATAGGGACATTGCGAATTATTTACGTTTCCAAGGGTCAACGCCGCATTGCTCCCATTTTAGGTTTTTTTGAGGTGTTTATTTGGATTGTCGCCATAAGCCAAATCATGAAAAACCTCAACAATTTTGCCTGTTACTTTGGCTATGCCGCTGGTTTTGCTACAGGCAACTATATTGGCATGCTGGTAGAGGAGCGATTGGCTATTGGAAAGGTATTGGTCAGGGTGTTTTCAACCGATAATGTAGCCGATCTTGTTCAGATCCTCAATGCCAGCGGATTCGGTGCAACTTCCTTTCAGGCTCACGGCGCACAGGGTGAGGTAAGTATTGTTTACTCCGTTATTAACCGGAAGAATCTCCCTGACGTTCAGAGTCTTCTTTTAAACTTTAACCCAAACCTTTTCTACGTGGTAGAGGATATAAGAAAGGTAAATAAGGGAATTTTTCAGGCAACAGTTAAACCAAAAATATCCATTTTTGAGCGTTGGCGCAAGGGGAAGTAG
- a CDS encoding PAS domain-containing protein, whose protein sequence is MNTDLLSWPNSVDFAITICDTAGTILYMNEKSQKVFERWGGKELIGKNLFDCHSENSVSIIKELMATGKSNTYTIEKNGVNKLIHQTPWYSNGRVAGMVEFSIETPEGMPHRVR, encoded by the coding sequence ATGAATACAGATTTATTAAGCTGGCCAAATAGTGTAGACTTTGCCATAACAATTTGCGATACAGCAGGAACTATTCTTTACATGAACGAAAAATCGCAAAAGGTTTTTGAACGCTGGGGTGGAAAGGAACTTATTGGAAAAAATCTTTTTGACTGCCATTCCGAGAATTCGGTAAGTATAATCAAAGAACTTATGGCCACAGGAAAATCAAACACATATACTATTGAAAAGAATGGAGTTAATAAATTAATACACCAAACTCCTTGGTACAGCAACGGTAGAGTGGCAGGAATGGTAGAGTTTTCAATTGAAACACCGGAAGGGATGCCTCATAGGGTAAGGTAA
- a CDS encoding aminotransferase class V-fold PLP-dependent enzyme, which translates to MKKVNSLRTPIYRDSGFWLKDIPTMKKAFADEVNHPADPDLYIYSRYRNPTVVQTEQELAKIEGSVWALLAQSGLAAIDIALSIFQVNAQPVKWLYFSEIYGGTNTFIDKVLVARRGFNIVRFTPTNDSYSLSQFERLMEQQRPDVVFLEAISNPMLIVADVPEIVKISKRFGAKVIVDNTFATPYILKPLDFGADLVIHSATKYLAGHGNLSAGVVCGNDIDLLKQAIEYRKLVGHMISPDDAYRLSDYLKSFHLRISQHFSNAQRIAEFLSKHPAVEKVLYPSMPYHPTNNIASKIFRKGYGGIVTFDIKGNSFTNKQENCNSFIQLVSHNIHLIPTLGDADTILMPVEPVWGDRYPFPGMVRLSIGIEPPESLINVLKNALDKISC; encoded by the coding sequence GTGAAAAAGGTAAATTCTTTACGTACACCCATTTACAGGGATTCAGGATTCTGGCTCAAGGACATCCCAACCATGAAAAAGGCGTTTGCCGATGAGGTAAACCACCCTGCTGACCCAGACCTATATATCTACTCCCGCTACCGTAATCCCACCGTTGTTCAAACTGAACAGGAACTTGCTAAAATCGAAGGTTCTGTTTGGGCTCTCCTAGCTCAATCAGGATTAGCAGCAATTGATATTGCCCTTTCCATTTTTCAGGTAAATGCTCAACCGGTGAAGTGGCTGTACTTCTCTGAAATTTACGGGGGTACTAATACCTTTATCGATAAGGTTTTAGTTGCGCGTCGCGGATTCAATATTGTCAGGTTTACACCAACCAACGATTCATACTCGCTCAGCCAGTTTGAAAGGTTGATGGAACAGCAAAGGCCTGATGTGGTGTTCCTTGAGGCTATTTCAAACCCCATGCTCATTGTTGCCGATGTGCCTGAAATAGTTAAGATTTCAAAGCGATTTGGGGCAAAGGTTATTGTCGATAACACATTTGCAACACCATACATCCTTAAACCGTTAGATTTTGGAGCCGATTTGGTTATCCATAGTGCAACCAAATACCTGGCAGGGCACGGCAACCTCTCAGCGGGAGTGGTTTGTGGTAACGATATCGATTTGCTTAAACAAGCAATTGAGTACCGCAAGCTGGTTGGCCATATGATTTCCCCTGACGATGCCTATCGGCTTAGCGATTACCTGAAATCGTTTCACTTACGTATTTCACAGCATTTTTCAAATGCACAGCGTATCGCAGAGTTTCTTTCAAAACACCCTGCGGTGGAAAAAGTTCTCTACCCATCAATGCCCTATCATCCAACAAACAACATTGCAAGCAAAATATTTCGCAAAGGGTATGGTGGAATTGTGACCTTTGACATTAAAGGCAATTCCTTTACCAATAAACAAGAGAATTGCAACTCTTTTATCCAGTTGGTTTCGCACAATATTCATCTCATTCCAACCCTTGGAGATGCTGACACGATACTGATGCCCGTAGAACCTGTGTGGGGCGACAGGTATCCTTTCCCTGGAATGGTAAGGTTGTCAATTGGCATTGAACCCCCTGAGAGCTTAATCAATGTGTTAAAAAATGCTCTGGACAAAATAAGTTGTTAA